From a single Agrobacterium tumefaciens genomic region:
- the uppG gene encoding polysaccharide biosynthesis glycosyltransferase UppG codes for MSAETLLPPVQKALQINLHPFDAPHAALTLPHQLRVWGGQVDRILLTVDTGQVGAGRYKGNGFDAASKRLFDMLEEMQTNYPHLYVDVVDYSDAARNLVAKTFFSRSPIPYPAKAFDGGPFHVYFYGLKRANARYVLHMDSDMMFGGGSQNWFEEAVALQRANPDALCITPFSGPPTVRGDLDISRHVGMPGVRNIPEPRKLPSRVPTWRFATVSTRLFMIDMDRFAKRIGSLELLRPDAKRRIRSYAYNQQPVSMPAEEVLSTNMMRVGVHRLDFLGTGKGMYSLHPPYRSPEFYAALGSIVERIEKGDVPEGQLGDFDINGSMVDWTSALAAKTRSKRYAKALRHLISANVQRFTKA; via the coding sequence ATGAGTGCTGAAACTTTGCTTCCTCCCGTACAGAAAGCACTGCAGATCAATCTGCATCCCTTCGACGCACCGCATGCGGCCCTTACCCTGCCACATCAGCTGCGGGTCTGGGGCGGTCAGGTGGACCGCATTCTTCTGACTGTTGATACCGGGCAGGTCGGGGCAGGCCGTTACAAGGGCAACGGCTTTGATGCGGCCAGCAAACGCCTTTTCGACATGTTGGAGGAAATGCAGACCAATTATCCGCATCTGTATGTGGATGTGGTTGATTACAGCGATGCGGCACGCAATCTGGTGGCAAAGACCTTCTTTTCGCGCTCGCCGATCCCCTATCCGGCCAAGGCCTTCGATGGTGGGCCGTTTCATGTTTATTTCTACGGGCTGAAACGCGCCAATGCCCGTTATGTGCTGCATATGGACAGCGACATGATGTTTGGCGGCGGCAGCCAGAACTGGTTCGAAGAGGCCGTTGCCCTGCAGAGGGCCAACCCCGATGCCCTGTGCATCACGCCGTTTTCCGGGCCGCCGACCGTGCGCGGCGATCTTGATATTTCCCGCCATGTCGGCATGCCGGGCGTGAGGAATATTCCAGAGCCGCGCAAGCTGCCATCGCGCGTCCCCACATGGCGCTTCGCTACTGTCTCCACGCGGCTTTTCATGATTGACATGGACCGCTTCGCCAAACGGATCGGCTCGCTGGAACTGCTGCGGCCGGATGCCAAGCGGCGTATCCGCTCCTACGCCTATAACCAGCAGCCGGTCTCGATGCCCGCCGAAGAGGTGCTGAGCACCAACATGATGCGCGTGGGCGTGCACCGGCTGGATTTTCTCGGTACGGGAAAGGGCATGTATTCGTTGCATCCGCCCTATCGCTCGCCGGAATTCTACGCGGCGCTGGGGTCGATCGTCGAACGTATCGAAAAGGGTGACGTTCCCGAAGGGCAGCTGGGCGACTTCGATATCAATGGATCGATGGTGGACTGGACCAGCGCGCTGGCGGCCAAGACGCGCTCCAAACGTTACGCGAAGGCGCTGCGCCACCTGATCTCGGCGAATGTGCAGCGTTTCACCAAGGCGTAA
- the uppI gene encoding polysaccharide biosynthesis UDP-hexose transferase UppI, producing the protein MRIGRRNFLGGAASAGLLHAMAGPALAVQKKTPVKTAPYGAAVYLPDLNADSRIGTAVVKYCSRITPVTEMKWEVMRPSADVFDFAAADAIANFARQHKLSMHGHPLIWYASNAPWLASIGGGGKVEKLMETHIVKVMERYKDVIHSWDVVNEPIPDVPGNVRARRDAWYYGAGSDAIKKAFDIAHAVDPKAQLVLNEYDVEFAVEKSPAKRAAFRNLILELLEKGAPINAIGLQGHLRGGWPIAKDELAAFATEMRSYGLAILVTELDVMDQTLPGPEAERDMLINGQVRDFLEAASAGGGLSSITTWGISDQYSWIRWAYPRRDGTANRPLPLDWSFNEKPMMAVINEFRNRGA; encoded by the coding sequence ATGCGGATCGGGCGACGGAATTTTCTGGGCGGTGCGGCAAGTGCCGGCCTGTTGCATGCCATGGCCGGCCCGGCCCTTGCCGTGCAGAAGAAGACACCGGTCAAAACCGCCCCTTACGGCGCCGCCGTCTATCTGCCGGATCTTAATGCCGATAGCCGCATTGGCACGGCTGTTGTCAAATATTGCTCGCGCATCACCCCGGTTACCGAAATGAAATGGGAGGTCATGCGGCCTTCCGCTGACGTGTTCGATTTCGCTGCCGCCGATGCAATCGCCAACTTCGCGCGTCAGCACAAGCTTTCCATGCACGGCCATCCGCTGATCTGGTACGCCTCCAACGCACCCTGGCTTGCAAGTATCGGCGGCGGCGGCAAGGTCGAGAAACTGATGGAGACCCACATCGTCAAGGTGATGGAGCGTTACAAGGACGTGATCCACAGCTGGGACGTGGTCAATGAGCCGATCCCCGACGTGCCGGGCAATGTGCGCGCGCGGCGCGATGCCTGGTATTACGGAGCGGGGTCGGACGCCATCAAGAAGGCCTTCGATATTGCCCATGCGGTCGATCCGAAGGCGCAGCTTGTTCTCAACGAATATGATGTGGAATTCGCCGTCGAAAAATCGCCGGCCAAACGCGCGGCCTTCCGCAACCTCATTCTTGAACTGCTTGAGAAGGGCGCGCCGATCAACGCCATCGGCCTGCAGGGGCATCTGCGCGGCGGCTGGCCTATCGCCAAGGACGAGCTCGCCGCCTTTGCCACGGAAATGCGCAGCTACGGCCTTGCCATTCTGGTGACGGAGCTGGATGTGATGGACCAGACGCTGCCCGGCCCGGAGGCCGAGCGCGATATGCTGATCAACGGTCAGGTCCGCGATTTTCTCGAAGCGGCCTCGGCGGGTGGGGGGCTTTCCTCGATCACGACCTGGGGCATTTCGGACCAATATAGCTGGATCCGCTGGGCCTATCCGCGCCGGGACGGCACGGCCAATCGGCCGCTGCCGTTGGACTGGAGCTTCAACGAAAAACCGATGATGGCCGTCATCAACGAATTCCGGAACCGTGGTGCATGA
- the uppH gene encoding polysaccharide biosynthesis endo-1,4-beta-xylanase UppH — MVSVSIVIPVRNGERYIVEAIESVLLQGETICEVLVVDDGSTDTTAQKVEGFSDPRVKLLARPQGRQGVSAVRNFGLSQARGEWTMFLDADDRLKPSAIAALCAGISGPDVVAVYGDYERIDENGAKIGRRNLIRRREKPDGFILQPLLGGNFIVNGGIMLVRTRIFQDFGGFDETLRYAEDWYGWCRLAAAGRFVYLPGCHVLDYRVHRTSVMMNRLLTFRDCEPAIEAVFSDPAIVAAISPQELRRLRHKSENHMNAYTVAQAFRARRYREAFSALADTLIHRPRQSLRAVVFSAAALAGI; from the coding sequence TTGGTTTCCGTTTCGATTGTCATTCCCGTTCGCAACGGCGAGCGTTACATCGTGGAAGCGATCGAAAGCGTCCTGCTTCAGGGCGAGACCATTTGCGAGGTGCTGGTGGTCGATGACGGCTCCACCGATACCACCGCGCAAAAGGTGGAAGGTTTCTCCGATCCGCGTGTCAAATTGCTTGCCCGGCCGCAGGGCCGGCAGGGCGTTTCCGCCGTGCGCAATTTCGGCCTGTCGCAGGCACGCGGCGAATGGACGATGTTCCTCGATGCCGACGACCGTCTGAAGCCGAGCGCCATCGCCGCCCTTTGCGCCGGCATCTCCGGCCCTGACGTCGTTGCCGTCTATGGCGATTATGAGCGTATCGACGAAAACGGCGCAAAGATCGGCCGGCGCAATCTCATCCGCCGGCGTGAAAAGCCTGACGGTTTCATCCTCCAGCCGCTGCTGGGCGGAAACTTCATCGTCAATGGCGGCATCATGCTGGTCAGGACACGCATCTTTCAGGATTTCGGCGGTTTCGACGAGACCCTGCGTTACGCGGAAGACTGGTATGGCTGGTGCAGGCTCGCCGCTGCCGGCCGCTTTGTCTATCTGCCCGGCTGCCATGTTCTCGATTACCGGGTGCATCGGACGAGCGTGATGATGAACCGGCTTTTGACCTTCCGGGATTGCGAGCCGGCCATCGAGGCGGTGTTTTCCGACCCCGCCATCGTCGCCGCCATTTCCCCGCAGGAACTGCGGCGGCTTCGCCACAAATCCGAAAACCACATGAATGCCTACACAGTGGCGCAGGCCTTCCGCGCCCGCCGGTACCGTGAGGCCTTTTCGGCGCTTGCCGATACCCTCATTCATCGCCCCCGCCAAAGCCTCAGGGCCGTCGTTTTTTCCGCCGCAGCGCTTGCCGGTATTTAG
- the uppJ gene encoding polysaccharide biosynthesis UDP-hexose transferase UppJ, producing the protein MPEIMPEAVVCIPSFRRPEGLRKTLLSLAAQKVDFPFAIVVVDNDGAGQQGLAVARAFFGESGMTGQTLVEPTQGNCYAINTAFRTARQSYPSAQWFLMIDDDEAASPVWLAEMVSAARSFGADIVGGPVNREFDAPAPKAVLSHPLFGSIEAPTGLVEQIHGSGNCLISRKVFESLSKPEFDVRFNFLGGGDMDFFTRCRKAGFKFAWNAQALIIEYVPENRMAPRWIMERSLRTGIINYSIDRARRPGLKGGLLLAAKNVVSLCLSLIRAIAAFLKTGALLPATHPPLMSIGRVMASLGITLTPYKAPVKKA; encoded by the coding sequence ATGCCCGAGATCATGCCGGAAGCGGTGGTGTGCATTCCCAGTTTCCGCCGGCCCGAAGGCTTGCGAAAGACGCTTTTGTCGCTCGCGGCCCAGAAGGTCGATTTCCCCTTCGCCATCGTCGTGGTCGACAATGATGGCGCAGGCCAGCAGGGCCTTGCCGTCGCGCGTGCATTTTTTGGCGAAAGCGGCATGACCGGCCAGACACTGGTGGAGCCGACGCAGGGCAATTGTTACGCCATCAATACCGCCTTCCGCACCGCCCGGCAGAGCTATCCCTCCGCTCAATGGTTCCTGATGATCGATGACGACGAGGCCGCCTCCCCCGTCTGGCTCGCCGAAATGGTGTCGGCGGCCAGGTCCTTCGGCGCCGATATCGTCGGCGGACCGGTCAACCGTGAATTCGACGCACCCGCACCAAAGGCGGTGCTGTCACATCCGCTGTTCGGCTCCATCGAAGCGCCGACCGGTCTCGTCGAGCAGATCCACGGATCGGGCAATTGCCTGATTTCGCGGAAAGTTTTCGAAAGCTTGTCAAAACCGGAATTCGACGTGCGGTTCAATTTCCTCGGCGGTGGTGATATGGATTTCTTCACCCGCTGCCGTAAGGCCGGTTTCAAATTCGCCTGGAACGCTCAAGCCCTCATCATCGAATATGTGCCGGAAAACCGCATGGCGCCGCGCTGGATCATGGAGCGCTCGCTAAGAACCGGCATCATCAATTATAGCATCGACCGCGCTCGCCGCCCTGGCCTCAAGGGTGGACTGCTGCTTGCCGCCAAAAACGTCGTCAGCCTGTGCCTGTCGCTCATCCGCGCCATTGCCGCTTTCCTGAAAACCGGGGCGCTTTTGCCTGCCACCCATCCGCCGCTGATGTCCATCGGCCGCGTGATGGCGAGCTTGGGCATCACGCTCACGCCCTATAAGGCGCCGGTGAAAAAGGCCTGA
- the uppL gene encoding polysaccharide biosynthesis UDP-hexose transferase UppL: MPDAKGPNTTWPVIPLAALPITDATIEETAEDFILRAGHVRAVGARPFYSTSANGQVIALCHHDREFDAMLRQADQIHADGMSLVIFSRTFCPNALRERVATTDLVHAVARRAEETGARFYFLGGSEEVNRAAVEEMQRLYPRLVFSGRRNGYFSRDEEEAILADVVASQTDILWVGFGIPLEQRFVSRNLDRLSGIAVVKTCGGLFDFLAGKNSRAPQWMQDMGLEWLYRAMLEPRRLGKRYLLTNPIAIYSLLKHSYRASGR; the protein is encoded by the coding sequence ATGCCGGATGCGAAAGGGCCGAACACGACCTGGCCCGTCATTCCGCTTGCGGCTTTACCCATCACTGACGCGACGATAGAAGAAACGGCTGAGGATTTCATCCTGCGGGCGGGGCACGTGCGCGCTGTCGGCGCAAGGCCGTTCTATTCGACCTCGGCGAACGGTCAGGTCATCGCGCTCTGCCATCACGACAGGGAATTTGACGCCATGCTGCGGCAGGCGGACCAGATTCACGCCGACGGCATGTCACTGGTCATCTTTTCCCGCACGTTCTGCCCGAATGCACTGCGCGAACGCGTGGCCACGACGGATCTCGTTCATGCGGTTGCCCGCCGGGCCGAAGAGACGGGTGCGCGGTTTTATTTCCTCGGTGGCTCCGAAGAGGTCAACCGCGCCGCGGTGGAGGAAATGCAGAGGCTTTATCCGCGCCTGGTTTTTTCCGGGCGGCGCAACGGTTATTTCAGCCGGGACGAAGAAGAGGCGATCCTTGCCGATGTCGTCGCATCGCAGACCGATATTCTCTGGGTCGGCTTCGGGATTCCGCTGGAGCAACGCTTCGTTTCGCGCAATCTGGACAGGCTTTCCGGCATTGCCGTGGTCAAGACGTGCGGTGGTCTGTTCGATTTTCTCGCCGGCAAGAACAGCCGCGCGCCGCAATGGATGCAGGATATGGGGCTGGAATGGCTCTACAGGGCGATGCTTGAGCCGAGACGCCTCGGCAAACGTTACCTGCTGACCAATCCCATCGCTATATATTCGCTTCTGAAACACAGTTACCGGGCTTCGGGACGCTGA
- the uppM gene encoding polysaccharide biosynthesis protein UppM, which translates to MYRLQKAGHKQARPLDEKTAPAARTHGSLLDDLVDEDEVFERTVLKEHLEPKPVAAAEPAPAEKPVKPSSPTGSLVAALPGLKYIDRIGVDDILIWLRNGIVWIVLAIILCVAAALTYASMTPPRYTAYTDIVVNPSNLNVVNDGVFSPSQQRDTQILEVESKLRTITSRNVLARVVDELKLDQDAEFISPPPLARLKAMFSSKPEDGDNRVGALRSLGDRVAAERDPRSFVVTLSVWTNDAEKSVTVSKAIVKAFESELFQTTSDSSQRVVDDLKKRLEEMRENVTAAEKRVADFRRENGLQENNGQLVSNLASGELNAQVLAAQQRVIQEESRLKQMEAAIAQNRTQSDAIFDSQTMNTIRAQYSTLQQQIGAMTLTYGARHPRLATAGAERAMLERGMADEARRILQAAKTNVAEARSSLDALRLKAVAERANVFTDNEAQVRLRDLERDANSAAAIYETYLTRSRQLAEQQSIDSTNVRVISQPVAPNSRSWPPGKLTFLIAGGAGGLFLGLGIAGALGLWGYLRRNDHDESAARYA; encoded by the coding sequence ATGTACAGGCTTCAAAAGGCGGGACATAAGCAGGCACGTCCGCTTGATGAAAAAACGGCGCCCGCCGCGAGAACCCACGGTTCCCTGCTGGACGATCTGGTGGATGAGGACGAGGTTTTCGAACGCACGGTGCTGAAAGAACATCTGGAGCCGAAACCGGTCGCCGCAGCAGAGCCGGCTCCAGCCGAAAAGCCAGTGAAACCATCCTCGCCGACCGGTAGTCTGGTGGCCGCGCTGCCGGGCCTGAAATATATCGACAGGATCGGCGTGGACGATATCCTCATCTGGCTGCGTAACGGCATTGTCTGGATCGTGCTGGCGATCATTCTCTGCGTCGCCGCCGCACTTACCTATGCTTCCATGACGCCGCCGCGTTACACCGCCTATACGGATATCGTCGTTAATCCCTCCAATCTCAACGTCGTCAATGACGGCGTGTTTTCACCGAGCCAGCAGCGCGACACCCAGATCCTCGAAGTGGAAAGCAAGCTGCGCACCATCACCTCGCGCAACGTGCTGGCACGGGTGGTGGATGAGCTGAAGCTCGATCAGGATGCCGAATTCATCAGCCCGCCGCCGCTTGCCCGGCTGAAGGCGATGTTTTCGTCGAAGCCGGAAGATGGCGACAACCGGGTCGGGGCGCTCCGTTCCCTCGGCGACCGGGTGGCGGCGGAACGCGATCCGCGCTCCTTCGTGGTGACGCTCTCGGTCTGGACCAACGATGCGGAAAAATCCGTGACGGTTTCCAAGGCCATCGTCAAAGCCTTTGAAAGCGAGTTGTTCCAGACGACCTCCGACAGCAGCCAGCGCGTTGTCGACGATCTCAAGAAACGGCTCGAGGAGATGCGCGAGAACGTGACGGCTGCCGAAAAGCGGGTGGCGGATTTCCGTCGTGAGAACGGGTTGCAGGAAAATAACGGCCAGCTGGTCAGCAATCTCGCCTCCGGCGAACTGAACGCGCAGGTTCTTGCGGCACAGCAGCGCGTCATTCAGGAAGAATCACGTCTGAAGCAGATGGAAGCGGCGATTGCCCAGAACCGCACGCAGAGCGATGCCATCTTCGACAGCCAGACCATGAACACCATCCGCGCACAATATAGCACCCTGCAGCAGCAGATCGGCGCGATGACGCTGACCTATGGCGCGCGGCATCCGCGTCTGGCAACCGCAGGGGCGGAGCGCGCCATGCTGGAACGCGGCATGGCGGATGAAGCGCGGCGCATCCTGCAGGCGGCCAAGACCAATGTCGCCGAGGCCCGCTCCTCGCTCGATGCCCTCAGATTGAAGGCGGTAGCGGAACGGGCCAACGTCTTCACCGACAACGAGGCGCAGGTGCGGCTCAGGGATCTGGAGCGCGACGCCAATTCGGCCGCCGCGATCTACGAGACCTATCTTACCCGCTCGCGCCAGCTTGCCGAACAGCAGTCGATCGATTCCACCAATGTGCGGGTAATTTCACAGCCTGTCGCCCCGAATTCCAGAAGCTGGCCGCCAGGCAAGCTGACCTTCCTGATTGCCGGTGGCGCAGGTGGTCTGTTCCTTGGTCTCGGCATTGCCGGGGCGCTCGGGCTCTGGGGTTATCTGCGCCGCAACGACCACGATGAAAGTGCTGCGCGATACGCCTGA
- the uppO gene encoding polysaccharide biosynthesis phosphomannomutase UppO, with product MSLKFGTSGLRGLSVDLKGKASAVYATAFARHLLTSGQAKAGDPILVARDFRDSSPDVSATCIAALKNAGLTPLDCGTVPTPALALYGLSLKAGALMITGSHIPADRNGIKFYRPDGEIDKQDETAIAALAAEVEAEGISDEAATAEDHSATAAELFYERNIALLPEKALSGLKIGVYQHSTVARDLFVDVLAHYGANVVALGRSETFIPVDTEAVSPETLALLRKWAPEHGLDAIVSADGDGDRPLLADENGVPLRGDLIGLITANFLDAGVVVTPVTSNSGIEASGSFEVVRTKVGSPFVIAGMAEALAAGRNGVMGFEANGGLLTASAFTLNGRAVSPLPTRDSFLPVLAVLLLSAEQKKPLSEIAAAYNLPVAAADRLENFAQEKSAALMTHLRASRDNLEAFLAPVGKVKTLSDIDGLRVALTDGSTIHFRPSGNAPEMRCYVEAANQDEAETLLNKGLDLIRNFG from the coding sequence ATGAGCCTGAAATTTGGAACGAGCGGCCTTCGCGGCCTCTCTGTCGATCTGAAGGGAAAAGCCTCGGCCGTGTATGCCACGGCATTTGCAAGGCACCTTCTCACATCGGGTCAGGCAAAGGCGGGCGACCCCATTCTCGTGGCCCGCGATTTCCGGGATTCGAGCCCCGATGTTTCGGCAACCTGCATCGCCGCGCTGAAAAACGCCGGTCTTACCCCCCTCGATTGCGGCACCGTGCCGACACCCGCTCTGGCGCTTTACGGCCTGTCGTTGAAGGCCGGCGCGCTGATGATCACCGGCTCGCACATTCCGGCCGATCGCAACGGCATCAAATTCTATCGCCCGGACGGCGAAATCGACAAGCAGGATGAAACGGCAATCGCCGCCCTTGCAGCCGAAGTCGAAGCGGAAGGCATCAGCGACGAGGCCGCGACGGCGGAAGACCATTCCGCAACCGCAGCCGAACTGTTTTACGAACGCAACATCGCCCTTCTGCCGGAAAAGGCATTGTCGGGCCTCAAGATCGGTGTTTACCAGCACAGCACCGTGGCCCGCGATCTCTTCGTCGACGTTCTCGCCCATTATGGCGCTAACGTCGTGGCGCTCGGTCGCTCGGAGACCTTCATTCCTGTTGATACCGAGGCGGTCTCGCCGGAAACGCTGGCGCTTCTCAGGAAGTGGGCCCCGGAGCATGGTCTCGACGCCATCGTTTCCGCTGACGGTGACGGTGATCGCCCGTTGCTTGCCGATGAGAACGGCGTGCCGCTGCGCGGCGACCTGATCGGGCTCATCACCGCCAATTTCCTCGATGCCGGCGTGGTCGTCACCCCCGTCACCTCCAATTCCGGCATTGAAGCGAGCGGTTCCTTCGAGGTCGTTCGCACCAAGGTCGGCTCGCCTTTCGTCATCGCCGGCATGGCAGAGGCGCTTGCCGCCGGCAGAAACGGCGTCATGGGCTTCGAAGCCAATGGCGGCCTGCTGACGGCTTCGGCATTCACGCTCAATGGAAGGGCAGTTTCGCCACTACCGACGCGTGACAGCTTCCTGCCGGTTCTCGCTGTGCTGCTTCTGTCGGCCGAGCAGAAAAAGCCGCTGTCGGAGATCGCCGCCGCCTACAATCTGCCAGTCGCCGCCGCCGACCGTCTAGAGAATTTCGCCCAGGAAAAAAGCGCCGCCCTGATGACGCATCTGCGCGCGTCTCGCGACAATCTCGAGGCTTTCCTTGCCCCGGTCGGCAAGGTCAAGACGCTCAGCGACATCGACGGCCTGCGCGTGGCGCTCACCGACGGCAGCACCATCCACTTCCGCCCTTCCGGCAACGCGCCGGAAATGCGCTGCTACGTCGAAGCCGCCAATCAGGACGAAGCCGAAACGCTTTTGAACAAGGGGCTCGATCTCATCCGCAATTTTGGGTGA
- a CDS encoding nucleotidyltransferase family protein, giving the protein MKRTDAIRKLKRHAHAVKSMGATSLYLFGSTARDEALASSDLDIFIDYDPGRRFSLIDLVGIKQFLEEELAVEVDVTTRNSLHPLLRNDIEQSAVRIF; this is encoded by the coding sequence ATGAAGAGAACGGACGCAATAAGAAAACTCAAGCGACACGCCCATGCAGTGAAAAGCATGGGCGCGACGTCGCTCTATCTTTTTGGATCGACGGCCCGCGATGAGGCCCTTGCCTCCAGCGATCTGGACATCTTCATCGACTATGATCCGGGCCGCCGTTTCTCGTTGATCGATCTCGTCGGTATCAAGCAGTTTCTGGAAGAGGAATTAGCCGTGGAAGTCGACGTGACAACACGCAACAGCCTCCATCCGCTGCTCCGGAATGACATCGAGCAATCCGCCGTACGGATATTTTGA
- a CDS encoding HepT-like ribonuclease domain-containing protein — protein MTRRRVGPVLAEILEAINGIETHTAGLSLADFQQNWLLKLAVQRALEIVSEASRHIPEELLNLAPDIPWKQIFGIGNILRHEYHKIADDVVWAVVTEHVAPLKIAVQAIQRSVGPEN, from the coding sequence ATGACCAGACGCAGGGTCGGGCCGGTTCTCGCCGAAATTCTGGAGGCCATAAACGGTATTGAGACCCACACCGCAGGCCTGTCGCTTGCTGATTTCCAGCAAAATTGGCTCCTCAAGCTTGCTGTACAGCGCGCTCTGGAGATCGTTTCAGAGGCATCGCGACACATACCGGAGGAATTGCTAAACCTCGCGCCGGACATTCCATGGAAACAGATTTTCGGAATCGGCAATATTCTCCGCCATGAATACCACAAGATCGCGGACGATGTGGTTTGGGCCGTGGTGACCGAACATGTCGCGCCACTCAAAATAGCCGTTCAGGCTATTCAACGATCCGTCGGGCCCGAAAACTGA
- a CDS encoding group II truncated hemoglobin, with product MSGETITLYEAIGGDATVKALTRRFYELMDTLPEAARCRAIHPADLSGSEAKFYDYLTGYLGGPPVYVEKHGHPMLRRRHFVAPIGPAERDEWLLCFRRAMDETIENPKLREIIWAPVERLAFHMQNQEADSP from the coding sequence ATGAGCGGCGAGACCATTACCCTTTATGAAGCGATCGGCGGCGATGCGACCGTCAAGGCCCTGACCAGGCGTTTCTATGAATTGATGGACACCCTGCCGGAGGCGGCGCGTTGCCGTGCCATTCACCCTGCCGATCTTTCCGGTAGTGAAGCGAAGTTTTACGATTATCTGACGGGATATCTTGGCGGACCGCCCGTCTATGTCGAGAAACACGGCCATCCGATGTTGCGCCGCCGCCATTTCGTCGCGCCCATCGGCCCTGCCGAGCGCGACGAATGGCTGCTCTGCTTCCGCCGCGCCATGGATGAAACCATCGAGAACCCGAAGCTGCGCGAGATCATCTGGGCGCCGGTGGAGCGGCTGGCCTTTCACATGCAGAACCAGGAGGCGGACAGCCCATGA
- a CDS encoding DUF423 domain-containing protein, with the protein MSNSSMSDGSSTDATVPRERLRSFILLLGGLLGAAGVMLAAAATHTGETYMLGNASAMALAHAPVLVALHIGADRIRTAIPAGLILGLGTAVFVGDLVVRHFSGHSLFPFAAPTGGLGMIAGWLVLCAGAFLKPKG; encoded by the coding sequence ATGAGCAATTCAAGCATGAGCGACGGAAGTTCGACAGACGCAACAGTGCCGCGCGAACGGTTGCGATCTTTCATTCTGCTGCTGGGCGGTTTGCTTGGGGCTGCCGGTGTGATGCTTGCCGCCGCCGCCACCCACACGGGCGAAACCTATATGCTGGGCAATGCCTCAGCCATGGCGCTGGCGCATGCCCCGGTGTTGGTGGCGCTCCATATCGGCGCGGATCGCATCAGAACGGCCATTCCGGCGGGCCTGATCCTCGGCCTCGGCACGGCGGTCTTCGTCGGCGATCTCGTCGTCAGGCATTTTTCCGGCCACAGCCTGTTTCCCTTCGCCGCGCCCACGGGTGGCCTCGGCATGATTGCCGGGTGGCTCGTGCTCTGCGCCGGGGCATTTTTGAAGCCGAAAGGCTGA
- a CDS encoding TetR family transcriptional regulator C-terminal domain-containing protein yields MAIPRAAKTQKRTRIQEEKQEAILEAALSVFSINGFRGSTIDQIAEAAGMSKPNVLYYFRTKEAMHRALIERVLDTWLDPLRAFDAEGNPESEIRSYIRRKLEMSRDFPRESRLFANEILQGAPHIEDELKGPLKQLVDEKAEVIRAWVKAGRIAKCDPYHLIFSIWSTTQHYADFDVQVRAVLGDKNGGDGRFEDAARHLEQLFMGGLRLNG; encoded by the coding sequence ATGGCCATACCGCGCGCAGCGAAAACACAGAAGCGGACCCGCATTCAGGAGGAAAAGCAGGAAGCTATCCTCGAGGCAGCGCTCAGCGTATTTTCCATCAACGGCTTTCGTGGTTCCACCATAGACCAGATTGCCGAGGCGGCCGGCATGTCCAAGCCGAATGTGCTTTATTATTTCCGCACCAAGGAGGCGATGCATCGCGCGCTTATCGAGCGGGTGCTGGATACATGGCTTGATCCGCTCAGGGCTTTTGACGCCGAGGGCAATCCGGAAAGCGAAATCCGCTCCTATATTCGCCGCAAGCTGGAAATGTCGCGGGATTTCCCGCGTGAAAGCCGGCTGTTCGCCAATGAAATCCTGCAGGGCGCGCCGCATATCGAGGATGAGCTTAAAGGACCGCTGAAGCAACTGGTGGATGAAAAGGCCGAGGTGATCCGTGCCTGGGTGAAGGCCGGCCGGATCGCCAAATGTGACCCCTACCATCTCATCTTCTCGATCTGGTCGACCACCCAGCACTATGCGGATTTCGATGTGCAGGTGCGGGCGGTGCTGGGTGACAAAAACGGCGGCGATGGTCGTTTTGAAGATGCGGCCCGGCATCTGGAGCAGCTTTTCATGGGTGGATTGCGGCTAAACGGCTAA